A genomic stretch from Enterobacter oligotrophicus includes:
- the yjeH gene encoding L-methionine/branched-chain amino acid transporter: MSGLKQELGLAQGVGLLSTSLLGTGVFAVPALAALVAGNNSLWAWPVLIVLVFPVAIVFAILGRHFPSAGGVAHFVGMAFGPRLERVTGWLFLSVIPVGLPAALHIATGFGQALFGWHNEQLLLAELGTLAIVWWVGSRGASSSANLQTLVAVLIVALIAAIWWAGDITVAEIPFPVLTEVDHSQLFAALSVMFWCFVGLEAFAHLASEFKQPERDFPRALMIGLLLAGSVYWACTVLVLHFNAFGADKAAAASLPGIVVELFGVKALWVACVIGYLACFASLNIYIQSFARLVWSQARYKPESRLARLSKRQLPLNALNAVLGCCVLSSLCIYALNINLDALIVYANGIFIMIYLLCMLAGCRLLKGRYKALAVVGGVLCLLLLAMVGWKSLYAIVMLAGLWVFLPKRQNS; encoded by the coding sequence ATGAGTGGACTCAAACAGGAGTTGGGGCTGGCACAGGGCGTTGGCTTACTCTCAACTTCCTTGCTAGGCACGGGTGTCTTCGCGGTTCCCGCACTGGCGGCACTGGTGGCCGGAAATAACAGTTTGTGGGCGTGGCCGGTGCTGATTGTACTGGTGTTCCCGGTGGCAATTGTCTTCGCCATCCTCGGACGGCATTTTCCCAGCGCGGGCGGTGTGGCGCATTTTGTCGGGATGGCGTTTGGCCCGCGTCTTGAGCGCGTCACCGGCTGGCTGTTTCTCTCCGTTATCCCGGTTGGCCTGCCTGCAGCGTTACACATCGCGACCGGCTTTGGGCAGGCGCTGTTTGGCTGGCATAACGAACAACTGCTGCTTGCGGAGCTGGGTACGCTGGCGATTGTCTGGTGGGTGGGCTCACGGGGAGCAAGCTCCAGCGCCAACCTGCAAACGCTGGTCGCGGTGCTGATCGTCGCACTCATTGCCGCTATCTGGTGGGCGGGTGATATCACCGTGGCGGAAATCCCATTCCCGGTATTGACGGAAGTCGACCATTCACAACTGTTTGCCGCGCTTTCAGTGATGTTCTGGTGCTTTGTCGGTCTGGAAGCCTTTGCCCATCTGGCGTCGGAGTTTAAGCAACCCGAGCGGGATTTTCCGCGCGCCCTGATGATTGGCCTGCTGTTGGCCGGCTCGGTCTACTGGGCCTGTACCGTACTGGTATTACACTTTAACGCGTTCGGCGCGGATAAAGCCGCTGCCGCCTCGCTGCCGGGCATCGTGGTTGAATTGTTCGGTGTGAAGGCGCTGTGGGTCGCCTGCGTCATCGGCTACCTCGCCTGCTTTGCCAGCCTCAACATTTATATCCAGAGCTTCGCCCGGCTGGTGTGGTCGCAGGCGCGCTACAAACCTGAGAGCCGCCTCGCGCGGTTATCCAAACGTCAGCTGCCGCTGAATGCGCTGAATGCCGTGCTGGGTTGCTGCGTTCTGAGTTCGCTATGCATTTATGCATTGAATATCAATCTCGATGCGTTGATCGTCTACGCCAATGGCATTTTCATCATGATCTACCTGCTCTGCATGCTGGCGGGCTGTCGTTTGCTCAAAGGACGCTATAAAGCACTGGCGGTCGTCGGGGGTGTACTTTGCTTACTGTTGCTGGCGATGGTGGGATGGAAGAGTTTGTATGCCATTGTCATGCTGGCGGGGCTGTGGGTATTTTTACCGAA
- a CDS encoding co-chaperone GroES, which translates to MSIRPLHDRVIVKRKEVETKSAGGIVLTGSAAAKSTRGEIIAVGKGRILENGTVQPLDVKVGDIVIFNDGYGVKSEKIDNEEVLIMSESDILAIVEA; encoded by the coding sequence ATGAGTATTCGTCCGTTACATGATCGTGTGATCGTCAAACGTAAAGAAGTTGAAACCAAGTCTGCTGGCGGCATCGTTCTGACCGGTTCTGCAGCAGCAAAATCAACGCGTGGCGAAATCATCGCTGTCGGTAAGGGCCGCATCCTGGAAAACGGAACTGTGCAGCCACTGGACGTTAAAGTTGGTGACATCGTAATTTTCAACGATGGCTACGGCGTGAAATCCGAGAAGATCGACAATGAAGAAGTGTTGATCATGTCCGAGAGCGACATTCTGGCAATTGTTGAAGCGTAA